A segment of the Corylus avellana chromosome ca2, CavTom2PMs-1.0 genome:
CTTGACTTGGCTTCAATAGAAGACATGTTCTACCAAAGCTAGGATCAGAAAGAGAAGATTCACTTTCCGGAATTCCAAGTGACACGATTCCTTCAGAAGCTAAAGTTGAATGATTAAAGTCTCCTTCAGGTTCAGTTTAAGAGATCGAATCAAAGTCATCAATTCAACCATTCAACAGAGATTTATTTATAACATCATGCACTTCAAAGACATTACAATTGCTTGATATCAAACGCTCACATATTTTTTACCTCATTGATCCCAAATGTTGGGCAAAAGTATCGGctataaaaatcaaactcagACCCCGGGGGAGCAGCCGCTGAAATAATTAACCCCTTTCCAGGACATTTCTTTATAGCATCAATCTCTGGCTGTAGCTCAACCACACTTTCTCTTGATGGGAGTACAAGCTGCAAAATTGGTAAGCTTCACTCTTGAGTATTTACAAAGTATTCATaaatcaataagaaaaaaaaaaaaaaaaattgctgtttTCTCATTAAGAATCACTTAAACAACTAAGGGTTGGTAGATATATTCCAACCAATCACACATCCAAATATACACATTTTAGCAACAGACATAAAACAAGACATGATACTCACTTGGGTCAAGGAATGAGGCATAGAGTAGTTCATGTCATTCTTCATCAGCAAGCaattatcttttcaaaatttctcaatgcATATATCACTTATAATAATTTCGATGCTAAAcaatgtaaagaagaaaaagaaaatgaaggaattgGATTGGAGCCATTACAAAGAGGTTCTCTGAAGTTGTTGTTATCTTTATATCATGCACAGCAGCCCCATTCACGGCATTGGAAATTAACGAAACTTCATCCGGACTAAAATCGGTTAACGGGACAGTTGGGAAATCCAGTTCGACGAAAAAGCACCCTTGTGTTTCACCATTCTGAATATCCAAACCATCCGATGTCTTGATTTCGGTAACCTTTCTAGCCGTTAAAATACCGGATAGTGTGACAAACTCAATAATGTTGGAATTCACCAAACCAGAAGTAAACAATGCGTGTGAAGCTGCCAATGTAGCATGACCACAAAGCTCAACCTGCAAAAGGGTGCCAAAAATATCTAGTATTTATTACTTCTGATCAAGAATTTAACCTCAATTAGCTTACAGATCAAGACTCACACACCaattagaaacaaaacaatactATTAATAGTATCATATCACTATATAAATGAATTGAACTAATggtaatattttcaattttcttactacaagggaaaatatataatttagcccTATAACTAAATCTAACTGTCGTAATGAACATAAATCAcatacaaataaaatcataatcgTATCAGAATTTTAAAGAAGTCTAAAATTAAAGCA
Coding sequences within it:
- the LOC132171909 gene encoding uncharacterized protein LOC132171909; this translates as MAKKLVKYFVVDAFTDSAFKGNPAAVCLLEEERDEQWLQAVAAEFNISETCYLTRLTESGHIDSSIPRFRLRWFTPVTEVELCGHATLAASHALFTSGLVNSNIIEFVTLSGILTARKVTEIKTSDGLDIQNGETQGCFFVELDFPTVPLTDFSPDEVSLISNAVNGAAVHDIKITTTSENLFLVLPSRESVVELQPEIDAIKKCPGKGLIISAAAPPGSEFDFYSRYFCPTFGINEDPVCGSAHCALAPYWSKKLGKCDFVANAASPRGGVVNIHLDEQNQRVLLRGKAVTVMQGSLLV